In Salana multivorans, a single genomic region encodes these proteins:
- a CDS encoding UDP-N-acetylmuramate dehydrogenase, whose protein sequence is MTTLADLTTLRVGGPVAEYVEATTEAEILDVVRRADAEGRQLLVLGGGSNLLASDEPFDGVVVRDLRRGLALRESSACGGADVVIPAGHGWDDVVVEAIENDWSGIEALSGIPGSVGATPVQNVGAYGQEVGDVLAFVRTWDRGTGRIRTLARSELGLGYRTSILKRSMRDGDPVGDDGEPARRWAPTPRYVVLEVGLQLPLASRSAPVRYAELARTLGVEVGARVPSRDVRAAVLGLRRGKGMVLDAADHDTWSAGSFFTNPIVSDAVAAGLPEGAPRFPLGDGRVKTSAAWLISTAGFERGFGLPGPASLSTKHSLALTNRGTATAADLLALARTVRDGVAAAFGIVLEPEPVLLGVEL, encoded by the coding sequence ATGACGACGCTCGCCGACCTCACCACCCTGCGCGTCGGCGGCCCGGTCGCCGAGTACGTCGAGGCGACGACGGAGGCGGAGATCCTCGACGTCGTCCGCCGGGCCGACGCCGAGGGGCGCCAGCTCCTCGTCCTGGGCGGCGGGTCCAACCTGCTGGCATCGGACGAGCCGTTCGACGGCGTCGTCGTCCGCGACCTGCGCCGCGGTCTCGCGCTTCGGGAGTCCTCGGCGTGCGGCGGTGCCGACGTTGTCATCCCCGCCGGGCACGGGTGGGACGACGTCGTGGTCGAGGCGATCGAGAACGACTGGTCGGGGATCGAGGCCCTGTCGGGGATCCCGGGGTCGGTCGGCGCGACGCCGGTGCAGAACGTCGGCGCCTACGGCCAGGAGGTCGGGGACGTGCTCGCATTCGTGCGGACGTGGGACCGCGGCACCGGCCGGATCAGGACGCTCGCTCGCTCCGAGCTGGGCCTCGGCTACCGCACGTCGATCCTCAAGCGATCGATGCGGGACGGCGACCCGGTCGGGGACGACGGCGAGCCGGCCCGCCGCTGGGCGCCGACGCCGCGCTACGTCGTGCTCGAGGTCGGCCTCCAGCTCCCGCTCGCGTCGCGCTCGGCCCCGGTGCGGTACGCGGAGCTGGCGCGGACGCTCGGCGTCGAGGTCGGTGCCCGCGTGCCGTCGCGCGACGTGCGCGCCGCGGTCCTCGGGCTGCGTCGCGGCAAGGGCATGGTGCTCGACGCGGCCGACCACGACACCTGGTCCGCCGGCTCGTTCTTCACCAACCCGATCGTCTCCGACGCGGTCGCCGCCGGCCTGCCCGAGGGGGCGCCGCGCTTCCCGCTCGGGGACGGGCGGGTCAAGACGTCGGCGGCCTGGCTCATCAGCACGGCGGGGTTCGAGCGGGGGTTCGGCCTGCCCGGTCCGGCGTCGCTGTCGACGAAGCACTCGCTGGCGCTGACCAACCGCGGCACGGCGACGGCGGCCGACCTCCTCGCCCTCGCCCGGACCGTGCGCGACGGCGTCGCCGCGGCCTTCGGCATCGTCCTGGAACCGGAACCGGTGCTGCTCGGCGTGGAGCTGTAG
- a CDS encoding MFS transporter, translating to MGRNDSTEPVATSGATPSRGVGALGSRAPRPRAPRRVRAASWAVFGVFVLNGFIFASWVSRIPAVRDGLELRPSTIGLVLLVGSLGSVGSLPLAGPLAERIGTRRTAMLGACVACLGYLGVVGAYLIGSIPLMAVAMAFGSVGIATWDVSMNLEGAMVEQGLGRSIMPVYHAGFSGGTVIGAGVGTLAARAEIPFEVHVPVACVVAVLAVVVAVRWFLPERTGVDGAVGSGADVPAATTAPGATAATSPAVRSNPFGAWLEPRTLLIGLLVLSAALTEGSANDWLSLASIEAFDLTNSGGAAMLTVFLVAMTSMRFLGTPLLDRLGRVVVLRVCIVLALVGLALFGFAPVQWVAIVGVVLWGCGAALGFPVGMSAASDEPERAAARVSVVATIGYTAFLAGPPILGFIADHVGYRGALLCILVPLGVSLFVTRSAAPPPGSVGATEDPVDVPLVR from the coding sequence ATGGGTCGAAACGATTCGACGGAGCCCGTCGCGACGTCCGGCGCCACCCCGTCGCGAGGGGTCGGCGCGCTCGGGTCGCGCGCACCGAGGCCGCGTGCGCCGCGCCGGGTCCGCGCCGCCTCGTGGGCCGTGTTCGGCGTCTTCGTCCTCAACGGGTTCATCTTCGCGTCGTGGGTCTCGCGCATCCCCGCCGTCCGCGACGGGCTGGAGCTGCGTCCGTCGACGATCGGTCTCGTCCTGCTCGTCGGCTCGCTCGGCTCGGTGGGGTCGCTGCCGCTCGCCGGCCCCCTGGCCGAGCGGATCGGCACGAGGCGGACCGCGATGCTCGGCGCGTGCGTCGCGTGCCTCGGCTACCTCGGCGTCGTCGGCGCCTACCTGATCGGCAGCATCCCGCTCATGGCGGTCGCGATGGCGTTCGGGTCGGTCGGGATCGCGACCTGGGACGTCTCGATGAACCTCGAGGGCGCCATGGTCGAGCAGGGCCTCGGGCGCTCGATCATGCCGGTCTACCACGCGGGGTTCTCCGGCGGGACGGTCATCGGCGCCGGGGTCGGGACGCTCGCGGCGCGCGCGGAGATCCCGTTCGAGGTGCACGTGCCGGTGGCCTGCGTGGTCGCGGTCCTCGCCGTCGTGGTGGCGGTGCGCTGGTTCCTGCCGGAGCGGACGGGTGTGGACGGGGCCGTCGGGAGCGGAGCGGACGTGCCCGCCGCGACGACCGCGCCGGGCGCCACGGCCGCGACGTCGCCGGCCGTGCGGAGCAACCCGTTCGGCGCGTGGCTCGAGCCGCGCACGCTGCTCATCGGCCTGCTCGTGCTGTCCGCCGCGCTGACCGAGGGCTCCGCCAACGACTGGCTCAGCCTCGCCAGCATCGAGGCGTTCGACCTCACGAACTCCGGCGGCGCGGCCATGCTGACCGTCTTCCTCGTCGCCATGACGAGCATGCGGTTCCTCGGGACGCCGCTCCTGGACCGGCTGGGCCGCGTCGTCGTGCTCCGGGTGTGCATCGTGCTCGCGCTCGTGGGGCTGGCCCTGTTCGGGTTCGCGCCCGTCCAGTGGGTCGCGATCGTCGGCGTGGTGCTCTGGGGCTGCGGGGCGGCGCTCGGCTTCCCGGTCGGGATGTCCGCGGCGTCCGACGAGCCCGAGCGGGCCGCGGCGCGCGTGTCCGTCGTCGCGACGATCGGGTACACGGCGTTCCTCGCCGGGCCGCCGATCCTCGGCTTCATCGCCGACCACGTCGGCTACCGCGGCGCGCTCCTGTGCATCCTCGTGCCGCTCGGCGTCAGCCTGTTCGTCACGCGGTCCGCCGCCCCGCCGCCCGGCTCGGTCGGTGCGACGGAGGATCCGGTGGACGTCCCGCTCGTCCGCTGA
- a CDS encoding LacI family DNA-binding transcriptional regulator, with translation MARPTLAEVARLAGVSPSTASLTFSGTGPVSAATRERVLAAAQELGFTGPDPLARSLRRGRSGVIGVVAHGELALHLRDPVGIRTIDGIADALDAHDRGMLLIRAGADPVAHWANVAPGVDEPVAPGPGLAAQAAMDAAIFLHGPDLDDPVVRALVARGVPVVLMESVAPDVSSVVVDDAKGLAELARRVRRAGHERVAFVTLPWSWPARPGLRDDLEVALGAPRWTSERMAGLLAGGIEPVAVYETRGSLVEEGFEAAKALLALPEPPTAIMALSDLLAAGVVLAAREAGLRIPEDLSVTGFDGVDLPWLAPDVLESVEQPAVRKGQLASELAIAMSRGEEPRQVVLEVTPRPGTTLGPAPRR, from the coding sequence ATGGCCCGTCCAACGCTCGCCGAGGTCGCGCGGCTGGCCGGGGTGTCGCCCTCCACGGCCTCGCTCACCTTCTCCGGCACCGGCCCCGTCTCCGCCGCCACTCGCGAGCGCGTGCTCGCCGCGGCCCAGGAGCTGGGGTTCACCGGCCCCGACCCGCTCGCCCGCTCCCTGCGCCGCGGCCGCAGCGGCGTCATCGGCGTCGTCGCCCACGGCGAGCTCGCGCTGCACCTGCGCGACCCCGTCGGCATCCGCACGATCGACGGCATCGCGGACGCGCTCGACGCGCACGACCGCGGCATGCTGCTCATCCGGGCCGGCGCCGACCCGGTCGCCCACTGGGCGAACGTCGCGCCCGGGGTGGACGAGCCGGTCGCGCCCGGGCCCGGCCTCGCGGCCCAGGCCGCGATGGACGCGGCCATCTTCCTGCACGGCCCCGACCTGGACGACCCGGTCGTCCGCGCGCTGGTCGCGCGCGGCGTCCCCGTCGTCCTCATGGAGTCCGTCGCGCCGGACGTCTCCAGCGTCGTCGTCGACGACGCGAAGGGGCTGGCCGAGCTGGCGCGCCGCGTCCGGCGGGCGGGTCACGAGCGCGTCGCCTTCGTCACCCTGCCCTGGTCGTGGCCGGCCCGACCCGGGTTGCGCGACGATCTCGAGGTCGCCCTCGGCGCACCCCGCTGGACGTCCGAGCGCATGGCCGGCCTGCTGGCCGGCGGCATCGAGCCGGTCGCGGTCTACGAGACGCGCGGCTCGCTGGTCGAGGAGGGCTTCGAGGCGGCCAAGGCGCTGCTCGCCCTGCCCGAGCCGCCGACCGCGATCATGGCGCTGTCCGACCTGCTGGCGGCCGGTGTCGTGCTCGCCGCGCGCGAGGCCGGGCTGCGCATCCCCGAGGACCTCAGCGTCACCGGCTTCGACGGGGTCGACCTGCCGTGGCTGGCGCCCGACGTCCTGGAGTCCGTCGAGCAGCCGGCCGTGCGCAAGGGTCAGCTCGCGAGCGAGCTGGCGATCGCGATGTCGCGGGGCGAGGAGCCGAGGCAGGTCGTGCTCGAGGTGACGCCGCGGCCGGGCACGACGCTGGGTCCGGCACCGCGCCGGTAG
- a CDS encoding MaoC/PaaZ C-terminal domain-containing protein, translating into MSAGVAENPLVSAAVGDVVVEREVELSRDRLVRYASASGDFNPIHYNDAFAQSVGLPGVIAHGMLTMGVVGGALTDWLESWDPAGIARVARYGTRFARPIPVPALESVRVVVTGTVGAFGLADDAGAPCVRVDLRATLDGVSVLAKTQALVRV; encoded by the coding sequence ATGAGCGCCGGGGTCGCGGAGAACCCGCTGGTCTCGGCCGCGGTGGGCGACGTGGTCGTCGAGCGCGAGGTCGAGCTCTCGCGCGACCGCCTCGTGCGGTACGCCTCCGCGAGCGGCGACTTCAACCCGATCCACTACAACGACGCGTTCGCGCAGTCCGTCGGCCTGCCCGGCGTCATCGCGCACGGGATGCTCACGATGGGCGTCGTCGGTGGTGCGCTGACCGACTGGCTCGAGAGCTGGGACCCGGCCGGCATCGCCCGCGTCGCCCGCTACGGGACGCGGTTCGCCCGTCCCATCCCCGTGCCGGCGCTGGAGTCGGTGCGCGTCGTCGTCACCGGCACCGTCGGGGCCTTCGGCCTCGCCGACGACGCCGGGGCGCCCTGCGTCCGCGTCGACCTCAGGGCGACGCTCGACGGGGTCTCCGTCCTGGCGAAGACGCAGGCGCTCGTCCGCGTCTGA
- a CDS encoding FAS1-like dehydratase domain-containing protein, with amino-acid sequence MGDVDLSRVGSVFTGTPAYEVTRRAIAAFADVTGAASPIHRDPAAARAAGFSDVVAPVTFAVAVAQEAESEYIADPASGIDFSRVVHADETFTHHRPIVAGESLSTAVHVDAITARGGLTLVTTRTEISDPAGEPVASVVSTLAVRGADA; translated from the coding sequence GTGGGCGACGTCGATCTCTCCCGGGTCGGGAGTGTCTTCACGGGCACTCCCGCGTACGAGGTGACGCGCCGCGCCATCGCCGCCTTCGCCGACGTCACCGGCGCCGCCAGCCCGATCCACCGCGACCCCGCGGCCGCTCGGGCTGCCGGCTTCTCCGACGTCGTCGCCCCGGTAACCTTCGCGGTGGCCGTCGCCCAGGAGGCCGAGTCGGAGTACATCGCCGACCCGGCCTCCGGCATCGACTTCTCGCGCGTCGTCCACGCCGACGAGACGTTCACCCACCACCGGCCGATCGTCGCCGGCGAGTCGCTCAGCACGGCCGTCCACGTCGACGCCATCACGGCGCGCGGCGGGTTGACGCTGGTCACCACGCGCACGGAGATCAGTGACCCGGCCGGGGAGCCCGTCGCCTCGGTCGTCTCGACGCTGGCCGTCCGCGGGGCCGACGCATGA
- the rpmG gene encoding 50S ribosomal protein L33, with protein MASKTSDIRPKITLACSECKERNYITRKNRRNNPDRLELKKFCSRCNASTSHRETR; from the coding sequence GTGGCCAGCAAGACCTCTGACATCCGCCCGAAGATCACGCTCGCGTGCTCGGAGTGCAAGGAGCGCAACTACATCACGCGCAAGAACCGTCGGAACAACCCCGACCGGCTCGAGCTGAAGAAGTTCTGCTCGCGCTGCAACGCCTCCACCTCGCACCGCGAGACCCGCTGA